Proteins encoded in a region of the Triplophysa dalaica isolate WHDGS20190420 chromosome 10, ASM1584641v1, whole genome shotgun sequence genome:
- the LOC130430787 gene encoding uncharacterized protein LOC130430787 isoform X1, whose protein sequence is MKIRIVCLLLVCGVFSVDADEVKSVSVMEGDSVTLHTDLTVIQTSDVILWRFGEGESRDLLVDIDKNCFAYNGPFKDRLHTDIQTGDLTITNMRIKHSGPYEVQINRAGTTYKRFRVNVTVAPSVVSAGDVKSVTEGDSVTLHTDVQTQRDDLILWRFGDDGVLIAKHDKEESTSSIYDDVLDGRFRDRMEVDPHTGSLIITNTKTTDTGLYRLKISSNRDTKYKTFSVSVSDRGLSSGGVVGIVFVVLLCIVVGGIVFRRINYELQKQKVKEKTVIENKSSVTLESDVTELQSDDVIEWSFRDKVIVIFSMNNKLFTDEQRLRDRLQVDDQTGSLIITNIRTEDAGLYKVKISSSSRLKSFLQFITGGGPSYYQFSVIVTDEERTEAEVLADSVSPEIDVTERETGDVRADASSTVYVRYVVTDSAGSAEDDSPTVVNPLLNEAEDRCSTSLLFHHLKQRVSMEATCFNSDILCGLSSQD, encoded by the exons atgaagatCAGGATTGTGTGTTTATTACTCGTGTGCG gtgtgtttagtgttgatgcagatgaagtgaagtcagtgtcagtgatggagggagattctgtcacactACACACTGATCTCACTGTCATACAGACATCTGATGTGATactgtggaggtttggagaagGTGAATCCAGGGATCTTTTAGTTGATATTGATAAAAACTGTTTCGCATATAATGGTCCATTCAAAGACAGACTTCATACAGACattcagactggagatctcaccatcacaaacatgagAATCAAACACTCTGGACCCTATGAAGTACAGATCAACAGAGCTGGAACAACATACAAGAGATTCAGAGTTAATGTCACAG TTGCTCCAAGTGTTGTCAGTGCTGGTGATGTGAAGTCAGTGACTGAGGGAGATTCTgtgactctacacactgatgtccaaacacagagagatgatctgatactgtggaggtttggagatgaTGGTGTTCTCATAGCTAAACATGATAAAGAAGAAAGTACGAGCTCAATATATGATGATGTTCTTGAtgggagattcagagacagaatGGAGGTGGATCCTCacactggatctctcatcatcacaaacactaaaaccacagacactggactttataGACTAAAGATCAGCAGCAATAGAGACACAAAATACAAGACATTCAGTGTTTCTGTCAGTG ATAGAGGTCTATCTTCAGGAGGTGTAGTTGGAATAGTGTTTGTTGTCCTGCTATGTATTGTTGTTGGTGGGATTGTTTTTCGCCGCATTAATTATGAACTTCAGAAACAAAAGG TTAAAGAAAAGACAGTGATTGAGAACAAGAGTTCTGTCACTCTTGAGTCTGATGTCACTGAACTCCAGTCTGATGATGTGATCGAGTGGAGCTTTAGAGATAAAGTGATAGTCATATTCAGTATGAACAACAAGCTCTTTACTGATGAACAGAGACTCAGAGACAGACTGCAggtggatgatcagactggatctctcatcatcacaaacatcagaacagaaGACGCTGGActgtataaagtaaagatcagcAGCAGCAGTCGACTGAAATCATTCCTTCAGTTCATCACAGGTGGAGGACCATCATACTATCAATTCAGTGTTATTGTCACAG ATGAAGAGAGGACAGAAGCAGAAGTGTTGGCAGATTCTGTTTCTCCAGAGATTGATGTTACTGAAAGGGAGACTGGTGATGTGAGAGCAGATGCTTCATCTACTGTTTATGTCAGGT atgttGTGACAGATTCAGCAGGATCAGCAGAAGATGACTCCCCAACAGTTGTGAATCCTTTACTGAATGAAGCAGAAGATAGATGCTCAACATCACTTCTGTTCCATCATCTAAAGCAGCGTGTCTCGATGGAAGCAACATGTTTTAATTCAGATATTCTTTGTGGATTATCCAGTCAGGATTAA
- the LOC130430787 gene encoding uncharacterized protein LOC130430787 isoform X2, with the protein MEGDSVTLHTDLTVIQTSDVILWRFGEGESRDLLVDIDKNCFAYNGPFKDRLHTDIQTGDLTITNMRIKHSGPYEVQINRAGTTYKRFRVNVTVAPSVVSAGDVKSVTEGDSVTLHTDVQTQRDDLILWRFGDDGVLIAKHDKEESTSSIYDDVLDGRFRDRMEVDPHTGSLIITNTKTTDTGLYRLKISSNRDTKYKTFSVSVSDRGLSSGGVVGIVFVVLLCIVVGGIVFRRINYELQKQKVKEKTVIENKSSVTLESDVTELQSDDVIEWSFRDKVIVIFSMNNKLFTDEQRLRDRLQVDDQTGSLIITNIRTEDAGLYKVKISSSSRLKSFLQFITGGGPSYYQFSVIVTDEERTEAEVLADSVSPEIDVTERETGDVRADASSTVYVRYVVTDSAGSAEDDSPTVVNPLLNEAEDRCSTSLLFHHLKQRVSMEATCFNSDILCGLSSQD; encoded by the exons atggagggagattctgtcacactACACACTGATCTCACTGTCATACAGACATCTGATGTGATactgtggaggtttggagaagGTGAATCCAGGGATCTTTTAGTTGATATTGATAAAAACTGTTTCGCATATAATGGTCCATTCAAAGACAGACTTCATACAGACattcagactggagatctcaccatcacaaacatgagAATCAAACACTCTGGACCCTATGAAGTACAGATCAACAGAGCTGGAACAACATACAAGAGATTCAGAGTTAATGTCACAG TTGCTCCAAGTGTTGTCAGTGCTGGTGATGTGAAGTCAGTGACTGAGGGAGATTCTgtgactctacacactgatgtccaaacacagagagatgatctgatactgtggaggtttggagatgaTGGTGTTCTCATAGCTAAACATGATAAAGAAGAAAGTACGAGCTCAATATATGATGATGTTCTTGAtgggagattcagagacagaatGGAGGTGGATCCTCacactggatctctcatcatcacaaacactaaaaccacagacactggactttataGACTAAAGATCAGCAGCAATAGAGACACAAAATACAAGACATTCAGTGTTTCTGTCAGTG ATAGAGGTCTATCTTCAGGAGGTGTAGTTGGAATAGTGTTTGTTGTCCTGCTATGTATTGTTGTTGGTGGGATTGTTTTTCGCCGCATTAATTATGAACTTCAGAAACAAAAGG TTAAAGAAAAGACAGTGATTGAGAACAAGAGTTCTGTCACTCTTGAGTCTGATGTCACTGAACTCCAGTCTGATGATGTGATCGAGTGGAGCTTTAGAGATAAAGTGATAGTCATATTCAGTATGAACAACAAGCTCTTTACTGATGAACAGAGACTCAGAGACAGACTGCAggtggatgatcagactggatctctcatcatcacaaacatcagaacagaaGACGCTGGActgtataaagtaaagatcagcAGCAGCAGTCGACTGAAATCATTCCTTCAGTTCATCACAGGTGGAGGACCATCATACTATCAATTCAGTGTTATTGTCACAG ATGAAGAGAGGACAGAAGCAGAAGTGTTGGCAGATTCTGTTTCTCCAGAGATTGATGTTACTGAAAGGGAGACTGGTGATGTGAGAGCAGATGCTTCATCTACTGTTTATGTCAGGT atgttGTGACAGATTCAGCAGGATCAGCAGAAGATGACTCCCCAACAGTTGTGAATCCTTTACTGAATGAAGCAGAAGATAGATGCTCAACATCACTTCTGTTCCATCATCTAAAGCAGCGTGTCTCGATGGAAGCAACATGTTTTAATTCAGATATTCTTTGTGGATTATCCAGTCAGGATTAA
- the LOC130430269 gene encoding uncharacterized protein LOC130430269 isoform X3, translating to MKIRIVCLLLVCGVFSVDADEVKSVSVMEGDSVTLHTDLTVIQTSDVILWRFGEGESRDLLVDIDKNCFAYNGPFKDRLHTDIQTGDLTITNMRIKHSGPYEVQINRAGTTYKRFRVNVTVAPSVVSAGDVKSVTEGDSVTLHTDVQTQRDDLILWRFGDDGVLIAKHDKEESTSSIYDDVLDGRFRDRMEVDPHTGSLIITNTKTTDTGLYRLKISSNRDTKYKTFSVSVSDRGLSSGGVVGIVFVVLLCIVVGGIVFRRINYELQKQKVKEKTVIENKSSVTLESDVTELQSDDVIEWSFRDKVIVIFSMNNKLFTDEQRLRDRLQVDDQTGSLIITNIRTEDAGLYKVKISSSSRLKSFLQFITGGGPSYYQFSVIVTDEERTEAEVLADSVSPEIDVTERETGDVRADASSTVYVRYVVTDSAGSAEDDSPTVVNPLLNEAEDRCSTSLLFHHLKQRVSMEATCFNSDILCGLSSQD from the exons atgaagatCAGGATTGTGTGTTTATTACTCGTGTGCG gtgtgtttagtgttgatgcagatgaagtgaagtcagtgtcagtgatggagggagattctgtcacactACACACTGATCTCACTGTCATACAGACATCTGATGTGATactgtggaggtttggagaagGTGAATCCAGGGATCTTTTAGTTGATATTGATAAAAACTGTTTCGCATATAATGGTCCATTCAAAGACAGACTTCATACAGACattcagactggagatctcaccatcacaaacatgagAATCAAACACTCTGGACCCTATGAAGTACAGATCAACAGAGCTGGAACAACATACAAGAGATTCAGAGTTAATGTCACAG TTGCTCCAAGTGTTGTCAGTGCTGGTGATGTGAAGTCAGTGACTGAGGGAGATTCTgtgactctacacactgatgtccaaacacagagagatgatctgatactgtggaggtttggagatgaTGGTGTTCTCATAGCTAAACATGATAAAGAAGAAAGTACGAGCTCAATATATGATGATGTTCTTGAtgggagattcagagacagaatGGAGGTGGATCCTCacactggatctctcatcatcacaaacactaaaaccacagacactggactttataGACTAAAGATCAGCAGCAATAGAGACACAAAATACAAGACATTCAGTGTTTCTGTCAGTG ATAGAGGTCTATCTTCAGGAGGTGTAGTTGGAATAGTGTTTGTTGTCCTGCTGTGTATTGTTGTTGGTGGGATTGTTTTTCGCCGCATTAATTATGAACTTCAGAAACAAAAGG TTAAAGAAAAGACAGTGATTGAGAACAAGAGTTCTGTCACTCTTGAGTCTGATGTCACTGAACTCCAGTCTGATGATGTGATCGAGTGGAGCTTTAGAGATAAAGTGATAGTCATATTCAGTATGAACAACAAGCTCTTTACTGATGAACAGAGACTCAGAGACAGACTGCAggtggatgatcagactggatctctcatcatcacaaacatcagaacagaaGACGCTGGActgtataaagtaaagatcagcAGCAGCAGTCGACTGAAATCATTCCTTCAGTTCATCACAGGTGGAGGACCATCATACTATCAATTCAGTGTTATTGTCACAG ATGAAGAGAGGACAGAAGCAGAAGTGTTGGCAGATTCTGTTTCTCCAGAGATTGATGTTACTGAAAGGGAGACTGGTGATGTGAGAGCAGATGCTTCATCTACTGTTTATGTCAGGT atgttGTGACAGATTCAGCAGGATCAGCAGAAGATGACTCCCCAACAGTTGTGAATCCTTTACTGAATGAAGCAGAAGATAGATGCTCAACATCACTTCTGTTCCATCATCTAAAGCAGCGTGTCTCGATGGAAGCAACATGTTTTAATTCAGATATTCTTTGTGGATTATCCAGTCAGGATTAA
- the LOC130430269 gene encoding uncharacterized protein LOC130430269 isoform X1 has translation MFRLSGDARSPLSRADGVHLFSSTSAQAGSVCSTEGVSEAFGSHGVSLGGLPPGSSAHATATVLAEGSGSMESMVLGSSASPGYTQLPQCPEPMARPKHVQSGSSPGAGYETHSRYDGCVVLGMGCSVRGHAGIRPLDTVTEKMAYKLLGADGGVSSSPYFPVKTGEETCPDSHRQHVRGFVHKSPGRSPLRNSFQTGCESPTVGRSASTLCQGSAYPRSSELRSGHAFEGGSSARRMEASSRLSAVNLGALWDGGSGFIRDERERALPAVFLADPFPHGERRSDGAMAERSALRVSSGEDFAPGAVQNQRGDGDGDPRRSVLAESTVVSGPKRIVNGTAVADSPQERPVVPSERHDISPQPAAVESSCLASSGVLNALPQRVLDTISECRAPSTRRLYALKWGVFVKWCSSNNIDPMSCPVSDILCFLQHRLDSGGLPSTLKVYVAAIASFRSPVDGQSIGRHMLVVRFLRGARRLFPPRSPSVPPWDLALVLKALSFPPFEPLDAASLRELTLKTVLLLALASAKRIGDLQALSVGADFIRFGTGDCNVTLRPKSGYVPKSMSTPFRAQVISLPALFSESSDSQNANAPRAVCPVRVLRAYIDRTAGFRQSEQLFVCYGGGTKGRAVSKQRLSHWVVDAITLAYESQGQNCPFGIRAHSTRAIASSWAWSRGTSIQDICCAAGWSSQNTFARFYRLDVSSLSSQVLSVCLVLMQMK, from the exons ATGTTTCGACTCAGTGGAGATGCGCGCTCGCCTCTCTCAAGAGCGGACGGAGTCCATCTCTTCAGCTCTACATCTGCTCAGGCCGGGTCGGTCTGTTCCACTGAGGGAGTTTCAGAGGCTTTTGGGTCTCATGGCGTCAGCCTCGGCGGTCTGCCACCTGGGTCTtctgcacatgcgaccgctacagTTTTGGCTGAAGGCTCGGGTTCCATGGAGAGCATGGTCCTCGGGTCGAGTGCGAGTCCCGGTTACACTCAGTTGCCTCAGTGCCCTGAGCCCATGGCGCGACCCAAGCATGTTCAGTCGGGGAGTTCCCCTGGGGCTGGTTACGAGACGCATAGTCGTTACGACGGATGCGTCGTCCTCGGGATGGGGTGCAGTGTGCGAGGGCATGCCGGCATCCGGCCTTTGGACACAGTCACAgagaaaatggcatataaattgCTTGGAGCTGATGGCGGTGTCTCTAGCTCTCCATACTTTCCAGTCAAGACTGGAGAAGAAACATGTCCTGATTCGCACCGACAACATGTCCGTGGTTTCGTACATAAATCGCCAGGGAGGAGTCCGCTCAGGAACTCTTTTCAAACAGGCTGCGAGTCTCCTACTGTGGGCAGATCGGCATCTACTCTCTGTCAGGGCAGCGCATATCCCCGGTCGTCTGAACTGCGGAGCGGACATGCTTTCGAGGGAGGGTCTTCCGCACGGAGAATGGAGGCTTCATCCAGACTCAGTGCGGTCAATTTGGGAGCGCTTTGGGACGGCGGAAGTGGATTTATTCGCGACGAGCGAGAACGCGCACTGCCCGCTGTATTTCTCGCTGACCCATTCCCCCATGGGGAACGACGCTCTGACGGTGCGATGGCCGAACGTTCGGCTTTACGCGTTTCCTCCGGTGAAGATTTTGCCCCTGGTGCTGTGCAAAATCAGAGAGGAGACGGCGACGGTGATCCTCGTCGCTCCGTTTTGGCCGAATCAACCGTGGTTTCCGGACCTAAGCGAATTGTTAACGGCACCGCCGTGGCGGATTCCCCTCAGGAGAGACCTGTTGTCCCAAGCGAACGGCACGATATTTCACCCCAGCCCGCAGCTGTGGAGTCTTCATGCCTGGCCTCTTCGggggttttaaatgcacttcctcAGCGTGTACTTGACACTATTTCGGAGTGTCGAGCGCCTTCCACCAGGCGTTTATACGCTCTCAAATGGGGGGTGTTTGTTAAATGGTGCAGTAGTAACAATATCGACCCGATGTCCTGCCCCGTGTCTGATATTTTATGCTTCCTGCAGCACAGGCTGGACAGCGGCGGACTCCCGTCAACACTGAAGGTTTATGTGGCTGCTATCGCCTCGTTTCGTTCCCCGGTTGATGGGCAATCCATTGGAAGGCACATGCTGGTAGTCAGATTCCTCAGAGGAGCGAGGAGACTTTTTCCACCGCGATCCCCTTCGGTGCCGCCTTGGGACTTAGCGCTGGTGTTGAAGGCTCTCTCCTTTCCCCCATTCGAGCCTCTGGACGCGGCTTCCCTAAGAGAGCTCACTCTAAAAACCGTTCTCCTTCTTGCCCTTGCTTCGGCTAAGCGCATAGGGGATTTACAAGCGCTCTCAGTCGGCGCTGATTTCATTCGTTTTGGAACCGGCGACTGCAATGTCACTCTCCGGCCGAAATCGGGTTATGTGCCAAAGTCTATGTCTACCCCATTTAGAGCACAGGTCATTTCTTTGCCCGCTTTGTTTTCCGAGTCGTCAGACTCGCAGAATGCAAACGCTCCGAGAGCGGTCTGCCCGGTAAGGGTTTTGCGGGCTTACATTGATCGCACGGCCGGTTTTCGGCAGTCTGAACAGCTCTTCGTCTGCTATGGTGGGGGAACTAAAGGTCGGGCTGTATCAAAGCAGAGGCTCTCTCACTGGGTGGTGGACGCTATTACCTTAGCATATGAGAGTCAGGGACAGAACTGCCCATTCGGTATCAGAGCTCATTCGACTAGGGCTATCGCCTCTTCGTGGGCTTGGTCTAGGGGCACATCTATTCAGGACATATGCTGTGCGGCTGGCTGGTCTTCGCAGAACACTTTCGCCAGGTTCTACAGATTGGACGTGTCCTCTTTGTCGTCTCAAGTCCTCTCG gtgtgtttagtgttgatgcagatgaagtga
- the LOC130430269 gene encoding uncharacterized protein LOC130430269 isoform X2, giving the protein MLCGWLVFAEHFRQVLQIGRVLFVVSSPLGVFSVDADEVKSVSVMEGDSVTLHTDLTVIQTSDVILWRFGEGESRDLLVDIDKNCFAYNGPFKDRLHTDIQTGDLTITNMRIKHSGPYEVQINRAGTTYKRFRVNVTVAPSVVSAGDVKSVTEGDSVTLHTDVQTQRDDLILWRFGDDGVLIAKHDKEESTSSIYDDVLDGRFRDRMEVDPHTGSLIITNTKTTDTGLYRLKISSNRDTKYKTFSVSVSDRGLSSGGVVGIVFVVLLCIVVGGIVFRRINYELQKQKVKEKTVIENKSSVTLESDVTELQSDDVIEWSFRDKVIVIFSMNNKLFTDEQRLRDRLQVDDQTGSLIITNIRTEDAGLYKVKISSSSRLKSFLQFITGGGPSYYQFSVIVTDEERTEAEVLADSVSPEIDVTERETGDVRADASSTVYVRYVVTDSAGSAEDDSPTVVNPLLNEAEDRCSTSLLFHHLKQRVSMEATCFNSDILCGLSSQD; this is encoded by the exons ATGCTGTGCGGCTGGCTGGTCTTCGCAGAACACTTTCGCCAGGTTCTACAGATTGGACGTGTCCTCTTTGTCGTCTCAAGTCCTCTCG gtgtgtttagtgttgatgcagatgaagtgaagtcagtgtcagtgatggagggagattctgtcacactACACACTGATCTCACTGTCATACAGACATCTGATGTGATactgtggaggtttggagaagGTGAATCCAGGGATCTTTTAGTTGATATTGATAAAAACTGTTTCGCATATAATGGTCCATTCAAAGACAGACTTCATACAGACattcagactggagatctcaccatcacaaacatgagAATCAAACACTCTGGACCCTATGAAGTACAGATCAACAGAGCTGGAACAACATACAAGAGATTCAGAGTTAATGTCACAG TTGCTCCAAGTGTTGTCAGTGCTGGTGATGTGAAGTCAGTGACTGAGGGAGATTCTgtgactctacacactgatgtccaaacacagagagatgatctgatactgtggaggtttggagatgaTGGTGTTCTCATAGCTAAACATGATAAAGAAGAAAGTACGAGCTCAATATATGATGATGTTCTTGAtgggagattcagagacagaatGGAGGTGGATCCTCacactggatctctcatcatcacaaacactaaaaccacagacactggactttataGACTAAAGATCAGCAGCAATAGAGACACAAAATACAAGACATTCAGTGTTTCTGTCAGTG ATAGAGGTCTATCTTCAGGAGGTGTAGTTGGAATAGTGTTTGTTGTCCTGCTGTGTATTGTTGTTGGTGGGATTGTTTTTCGCCGCATTAATTATGAACTTCAGAAACAAAAGG TTAAAGAAAAGACAGTGATTGAGAACAAGAGTTCTGTCACTCTTGAGTCTGATGTCACTGAACTCCAGTCTGATGATGTGATCGAGTGGAGCTTTAGAGATAAAGTGATAGTCATATTCAGTATGAACAACAAGCTCTTTACTGATGAACAGAGACTCAGAGACAGACTGCAggtggatgatcagactggatctctcatcatcacaaacatcagaacagaaGACGCTGGActgtataaagtaaagatcagcAGCAGCAGTCGACTGAAATCATTCCTTCAGTTCATCACAGGTGGAGGACCATCATACTATCAATTCAGTGTTATTGTCACAG ATGAAGAGAGGACAGAAGCAGAAGTGTTGGCAGATTCTGTTTCTCCAGAGATTGATGTTACTGAAAGGGAGACTGGTGATGTGAGAGCAGATGCTTCATCTACTGTTTATGTCAGGT atgttGTGACAGATTCAGCAGGATCAGCAGAAGATGACTCCCCAACAGTTGTGAATCCTTTACTGAATGAAGCAGAAGATAGATGCTCAACATCACTTCTGTTCCATCATCTAAAGCAGCGTGTCTCGATGGAAGCAACATGTTTTAATTCAGATATTCTTTGTGGATTATCCAGTCAGGATTAA
- the LOC130430269 gene encoding uncharacterized protein LOC130430269 isoform X4, with amino-acid sequence MEGDSVTLHTDLTVIQTSDVILWRFGEGESRDLLVDIDKNCFAYNGPFKDRLHTDIQTGDLTITNMRIKHSGPYEVQINRAGTTYKRFRVNVTVAPSVVSAGDVKSVTEGDSVTLHTDVQTQRDDLILWRFGDDGVLIAKHDKEESTSSIYDDVLDGRFRDRMEVDPHTGSLIITNTKTTDTGLYRLKISSNRDTKYKTFSVSVSDRGLSSGGVVGIVFVVLLCIVVGGIVFRRINYELQKQKVKEKTVIENKSSVTLESDVTELQSDDVIEWSFRDKVIVIFSMNNKLFTDEQRLRDRLQVDDQTGSLIITNIRTEDAGLYKVKISSSSRLKSFLQFITGGGPSYYQFSVIVTDEERTEAEVLADSVSPEIDVTERETGDVRADASSTVYVRYVVTDSAGSAEDDSPTVVNPLLNEAEDRCSTSLLFHHLKQRVSMEATCFNSDILCGLSSQD; translated from the exons atggagggagattctgtcacactACACACTGATCTCACTGTCATACAGACATCTGATGTGATactgtggaggtttggagaagGTGAATCCAGGGATCTTTTAGTTGATATTGATAAAAACTGTTTCGCATATAATGGTCCATTCAAAGACAGACTTCATACAGACattcagactggagatctcaccatcacaaacatgagAATCAAACACTCTGGACCCTATGAAGTACAGATCAACAGAGCTGGAACAACATACAAGAGATTCAGAGTTAATGTCACAG TTGCTCCAAGTGTTGTCAGTGCTGGTGATGTGAAGTCAGTGACTGAGGGAGATTCTgtgactctacacactgatgtccaaacacagagagatgatctgatactgtggaggtttggagatgaTGGTGTTCTCATAGCTAAACATGATAAAGAAGAAAGTACGAGCTCAATATATGATGATGTTCTTGAtgggagattcagagacagaatGGAGGTGGATCCTCacactggatctctcatcatcacaaacactaaaaccacagacactggactttataGACTAAAGATCAGCAGCAATAGAGACACAAAATACAAGACATTCAGTGTTTCTGTCAGTG ATAGAGGTCTATCTTCAGGAGGTGTAGTTGGAATAGTGTTTGTTGTCCTGCTGTGTATTGTTGTTGGTGGGATTGTTTTTCGCCGCATTAATTATGAACTTCAGAAACAAAAGG TTAAAGAAAAGACAGTGATTGAGAACAAGAGTTCTGTCACTCTTGAGTCTGATGTCACTGAACTCCAGTCTGATGATGTGATCGAGTGGAGCTTTAGAGATAAAGTGATAGTCATATTCAGTATGAACAACAAGCTCTTTACTGATGAACAGAGACTCAGAGACAGACTGCAggtggatgatcagactggatctctcatcatcacaaacatcagaacagaaGACGCTGGActgtataaagtaaagatcagcAGCAGCAGTCGACTGAAATCATTCCTTCAGTTCATCACAGGTGGAGGACCATCATACTATCAATTCAGTGTTATTGTCACAG ATGAAGAGAGGACAGAAGCAGAAGTGTTGGCAGATTCTGTTTCTCCAGAGATTGATGTTACTGAAAGGGAGACTGGTGATGTGAGAGCAGATGCTTCATCTACTGTTTATGTCAGGT atgttGTGACAGATTCAGCAGGATCAGCAGAAGATGACTCCCCAACAGTTGTGAATCCTTTACTGAATGAAGCAGAAGATAGATGCTCAACATCACTTCTGTTCCATCATCTAAAGCAGCGTGTCTCGATGGAAGCAACATGTTTTAATTCAGATATTCTTTGTGGATTATCCAGTCAGGATTAA